The genomic segment TACGATATGCAGAAGGGTAGACTTACCCGCACCGGAGGGTCCGACGATGGCAACCTGTTCACCCTCCTGAACAGTCATGCAGAAGTCCTGCAGTACATGGAGGGTATACTCCCCTTTTCTGAAGCTTTTGTTGAGGTTTATTATCTCGAGCATTCTATTCACCCCTCAGCGCTTCTATGGGATCAAGGCGTGCCGACTGTCTTGCGGGGAAGAGTCCGGCGAGGTATGTGATAACCAGTGCGCAGACTGTCACAAGGGCGAACACACCCGGATCCAGAACAACGGGTATGCGGTCCATGAAATATACATCCTCAGGAAGGCTTATTATCTTATAGTTCTTGAGCACGTAGCATATGATAAAGCCTATGATGTTCCCGAGCACCGTACCGACAATGCCCACCACAAGCCCCTGACGTATGAATATCCTGTATATCCCCCGCTCGGGGATGCCCATGGCACGCAGAATGGCTATATCCCGCTTTTTATCCTTAACGGAGACGGTTATCATGCTCACAATATTAAACGAGGCAACGATGATGATGAGCGTCAAAATTATGAACATCGCTATCTTCTCAAGCTTCAATGCAGAGAAGAGGTTCTTGTTAAGGCTCAGCCAGTCCCTCGCCCAATAGGGAAATTCGAGATTATCCTGAATCTTGGAGGCAAGCTCCTTCGCATTGCCGAACTCCTCCGCCTTAACACTGAACCCAGTTACGATATCCCCGACGCCGAAGAACTCCTGCGCAATGGGGAGATCGATATAGGCGAGGGACGAGTTGTACTCGTACATCCCCATATCGAAGGTTCCGGCGACTGCAAAATGCTTCATCTTGGGTGTCATGCCAAAGGGCCCCTTCTTCCCGAAGGGGGAGACCATCACCACCTCATCCCCTGGTATAACACCAAGGGAATTGGCTAGTTCCCTTCCGAGGACGATATTCGGACGCCCCTCGTCGTTCTTATAGTTTATGTCGAGGAGTTCCCCCTCCTTCATAAACTTGCTGATGGCCGAGACCCGCATCTCCTTCTCTGCATTAACACCACGCACCACAACACCGCTTACGTTATTACGGCTTGTGAGCAGAACCTGATTAAGCAGAAACGGCGACACCGCCTCGACCCCGTCCGTTACCTTGAGCTTACCCTGTATCAGCTGCCAGTCGTCCACGGGGTTGGCATCAAGACGGTTTACGATTATATGTGCATTTGCGCCCAGTATCTTATTGCGCAGGTTGTCTCCGAAACCGATCATCACGTTTATCACCACGATAAGCGTGGCGACACCCACCATGATCCCGATAACGGATATGGTGGAGATGAAGGAGAATATCCTGTTTTTCTTCCTCGAACGCAGATACCTGAGTGCGATGAGGTTCTCTATCCTCATACTACTCCCATTCAATAGTTGCGGGTGGTTTGGAGCTTATATCGTAAACCACCCTGTTTATCCCTTTAACTTCGTTGATTATCCTGTTGGAAACCCTCGCCAGCACATCCTCGGGAATCCTTGCCCAATCCGCCGTCATGCCGTCGGTACTGTAAACAGCACGTACAGCGGCG from the Limisalsivibrio acetivorans genome contains:
- a CDS encoding lipoprotein-releasing ABC transporter permease subunit, with translation MRIENLIALRYLRSRKKNRIFSFISTISVIGIMVGVATLIVVINVMIGFGDNLRNKILGANAHIIVNRLDANPVDDWQLIQGKLKVTDGVEAVSPFLLNQVLLTSRNNVSGVVVRGVNAEKEMRVSAISKFMKEGELLDINYKNDEGRPNIVLGRELANSLGVIPGDEVVMVSPFGKKGPFGMTPKMKHFAVAGTFDMGMYEYNSSLAYIDLPIAQEFFGVGDIVTGFSVKAEEFGNAKELASKIQDNLEFPYWARDWLSLNKNLFSALKLEKIAMFIILTLIIIVASFNIVSMITVSVKDKKRDIAILRAMGIPERGIYRIFIRQGLVVGIVGTVLGNIIGFIICYVLKNYKIISLPEDVYFMDRIPVVLDPGVFALVTVCALVITYLAGLFPARQSARLDPIEALRGE